The following are encoded in a window of Thalassotalea insulae genomic DNA:
- a CDS encoding asparagine synthase C-terminal domain-containing protein, with amino-acid sequence MTSITILANTAVDTVDAIEASKHYQGKELNCSIDGEISYIETDHDHIFVVGYIQDNAFNQAADRKAYFSKTEILNSVTQLNGHFSIVQVSKSDSSFTLYSNKAGGNRLYLKQTSNGWSISNKLASLKANGDRLNPTALEEEFLYRWITGEHSLISGVYQVPSGHYWTIKADSITQKHCYYTLPSVEDYQLNNGSLAELTQETKRLIISALNKMLAPGKKIAILLSGGVDSSILAALAQHAGHQLVAISHRSIEHENPELATAIKFAETLNIEHRVIDISDNEIADAFKQCALITEQAPRFQSSIILYLLFEKLQNEFSQVIYGEAADTLFGNNSLKRYLKRQQKQQKVQKLTKWLPGSKYLISRLASKSKIQKLLSDTVEDYIQETNKLAINEYTLECLKKSISLNNHNYSLQQLNSYPQHADALTNDLLKIKRFALDTDVDNHFHETGALAAHFGLELVSPFVDIDVMNFAAHLPIEQTITGEFVKPILRQIGEQFFAPELMYLAKKGFPAPHLTWLNTGLKKYVEQAVDDFIFVPAEQLDTETCWTIAALNILFTEFNIKYND; translated from the coding sequence ATGACAAGTATTACTATCTTAGCCAACACTGCTGTTGATACAGTTGACGCTATAGAAGCTAGCAAACACTACCAAGGCAAAGAGTTAAATTGCTCTATCGATGGCGAAATTAGCTATATTGAGACCGATCATGACCATATCTTTGTAGTTGGCTATATTCAAGACAATGCATTTAATCAAGCAGCTGATAGGAAAGCCTATTTTAGCAAGACAGAAATACTTAACAGTGTCACACAATTAAATGGTCATTTTTCAATTGTTCAAGTGAGCAAGTCTGATAGTTCATTCACCCTATATAGCAATAAAGCTGGGGGAAATCGCCTTTACCTAAAACAAACATCAAATGGGTGGTCTATTAGCAATAAGCTAGCGTCGTTAAAGGCGAACGGAGATAGATTAAACCCAACCGCATTAGAAGAAGAGTTCTTATATCGTTGGATTACTGGTGAGCACAGTTTAATTTCTGGTGTTTATCAAGTACCTTCGGGTCATTATTGGACGATAAAAGCTGATAGTATTACCCAAAAGCACTGTTATTACACTTTGCCTTCGGTAGAGGATTATCAATTAAATAATGGTTCTTTAGCTGAACTAACCCAAGAAACTAAAAGGCTAATAATAAGTGCCTTAAACAAAATGTTAGCACCAGGTAAAAAAATTGCTATTTTATTATCTGGTGGGGTCGATTCGTCAATTTTAGCCGCACTTGCACAGCACGCAGGACATCAGTTAGTCGCAATATCTCACCGCTCAATCGAGCATGAAAACCCAGAACTGGCTACAGCAATAAAATTTGCCGAAACATTAAATATAGAACATAGAGTCATCGACATAAGCGACAATGAAATCGCTGATGCATTTAAACAATGCGCTTTAATTACTGAACAAGCACCTCGTTTTCAAAGTTCAATTATTCTTTACCTACTTTTTGAAAAACTGCAAAACGAGTTTTCTCAAGTAATTTATGGTGAAGCTGCCGATACCTTATTCGGCAATAATTCTCTTAAACGTTACCTCAAAAGACAGCAAAAACAACAGAAAGTACAAAAATTAACTAAATGGCTTCCAGGCTCTAAATACTTGATTAGTCGTTTAGCAAGTAAAAGTAAGATACAAAAATTACTGAGTGATACCGTTGAAGACTATATTCAAGAAACGAATAAATTAGCGATAAACGAGTACACACTTGAGTGTTTGAAAAAATCAATCTCGCTGAACAATCATAATTACTCACTGCAGCAACTTAACAGCTATCCACAACATGCAGATGCTCTAACCAATGATTTATTGAAAATCAAGCGCTTTGCTCTAGATACAGACGTCGATAATCATTTTCATGAAACTGGAGCGTTAGCGGCTCACTTTGGTTTGGAATTAGTCAGTCCATTCGTCGATATTGATGTGATGAACTTTGCTGCCCATTTACCCATTGAACAGACGATAACAGGCGAATTTGTCAAACCTATTTTAAGACAAATAGGAGAACAATTCTTCGCCCCTGAACTCATGTATTTAGCTAAAAAAGGGTTTCCTGCACCTCACCTAACCTGGTTGAACACAGGTCTTAAAAAGTATGTCGAACAAGCCGTAGATGATTTCATTTTTGTGCCTGCTGAACAACTGGACACCGAAACCTGTTGGACAATAGCAGCACTAAATATTTTATTTACGGAATTTAACATTAAATATAACGATTAA